The Rosa rugosa chromosome 1, drRosRugo1.1, whole genome shotgun sequence genomic sequence agggactttcataatgatacctgaacttacaaagttatcaatgtgatacctggactcattttttcgtatcaatgtgatacctacggccaatttccgtcacggagccgttacggaaattggccgtaggtatcacattgatacgaaaaaatgagtccaggtatcacattgataactttgtaagttcaggtatcattctgaaagtcccctaagtgtccagacactgttggtgaatttttccctcaTGCAAAATCATCTGACAGGTGCAATAACGGAAAGAACGGACGTAACAAAGAaatgggaaaattttgcaaaggAGAACCCAAGGACACGTTAAAAGTGTGCTGTTAATGGAGGCGCGGCGAACTTGACTTGGGGTTGAAGAGAAGAGATATTGACCTCTCAATTTTATGAAGGCAACAGcaacgcacacacacacacaccaccTTCCCGTTCGGCGTGGGATTAAAAACTGAGATTTTGTAGCAAACCgcgtttttctctctctcaaaaaaaaaacaccaaccAGAACGACACCGTCTCGTGCCGCCGGCGTCATGGCCTCGTCCTCCGGAGAAGATCCATTGTAATGATCAATGCTAGCCACAACCATGCGTTGGTTGCCTAGCTTTGCTTCCTCATCATCATCTGCTTCGTCTTCGTCGTCGCCGAAAAAGAAGGCCAGGGAGGACGGCGGGTGGATTTTCCGGTCGAGGAGGAAGGCCGCGCAGTCGAGGAAACTgctcaatttggggagagacaATGACGGTGGAGCTATAACCAAATGCCCCAGCGCGCCGGGGTCGGAATCCGCGCTGGCCAGTCCGCAGCCGCTTCCTTTGCCGGAATCGGCCATCCGCCGAGAGACGAGGTGTTCTCGCTGTAAGTCATGGGGACATGAGAACTGCTTCCCCTCCCCGGCTCCCAGGTAAATAGATTTCCCAATTTGATTTGCGAGAAAAAGCTATTCTTACTTGCTCAATaattgtacaaaaaaaaaaagaagcaatttttttctttgaatttattttctttaaatttGTGTTCAATGGATGCGTATATTATCTTTGCTCGTTTTGGAGGAACAAATGATAAATGGCATGGAGATTGTTAATTTACAAGCACCTCGGATATTCATATTGGTGTGATTGCATAATTTGTTGCAGATTTTAGCTTTAGAAAGTTTCGTCATTTGTACATATGCTGATGACTTATGCTAGGAGTTTGGTGTTGAAAATGTGTTTCAGTGTGTTTTCTTGGCGAGACACTCCAAAGAATAACGTTCAAGTACGTGAGACAGTGTCGTCTAGGAGGAAGAATCAAGATCGAAATCGTTTACAGATCCCTGAACATGACTTCAGGCTCGATGTTCCTGTTAGAAGTGCACCCACTAGTCCATGCGCAAGCCCTAGATTCAGCCCACGCAGACCAAGTGCTGCTGATTTGTGGGCTCCGTCCAGAAATCAAGTCTGGTCTGCACCGGAGATGACTACTAATGATATCACTCAACCTCCCCCTGCCGTATCAGATGTATTTAGTAATGAAAGTTCCCCTATAAACAGTCCCACGGCTAGAAGTCCCCTTCGACCCCCACAAGGATCATCCCCATTGCATCCCCGGTTATCTGTTACCTCTGAAGTCCATCCATTGCCTCTGCCTCCTGGAGCAAGCCTCCCTTCACCTAGTGTACCATCACCACAACCTGCCCTCACACCTAAGCCAGAGTCCCAGCCGATTAAAGGGCAATGGCAAAAGGGAAAGCTTATTGGTCGTGGCACGTTTGGCAGTGTTTATGTTGCTACCAATAGGTACATACCGTTCCTTGTACAGGTGATGGTAGCTTTTCTTTGCTTGTGGTAATTGCTGattaacttttatttttatttttgttaacaGAGAAACTGGAGCTTTATGTGCAATGAAGGAAGTTGAACTACTTCCTGATGACCCGAAATCAGCAGAGTGTATAAAGCAGCTACAGCAGGTTATTATCCAGTATCTTTCACATTTTTATAGGGATGCATAGACAAGCTTTTTACCTTGTGACTTGTAGGTTTAGCTCCCTGGATAACTTTTTCTAGATTATCAGTTGAACCTCTGTTGTATCAGTATGTCGTATGGATGCTTTCAGTTTCTTGCACTTCTCAACTTCTGAGTTGTTTGTGTAAATTGCTTATTGGACTGGAAATAATTGTTTTGTATGCTAGTAGAAGCTGCATATAACTATTTCAGAAATAGGGATGTAGACACTAGATGAAATTTCTACATACATTGTATTAAAGGATGTATTCTGCTAGGTTGTCACTGTGATTGTTACTCATACCGTCTTTTATCAGGAAATCAAAGTCCTCAGCCAGCTCAAGCATCCTAATATTGTGCAGTACTATGGAAGTGAAATTGTGAGTAACGTCTGCTTTTATGTTAAGCATCCATGCTCATGTTCTTCCATTGGACTATGCCTGAAACAAAACACAAAATACTTTCATGTATATGCAGGTTGAAGATCGGTTTTTTATATATCTGGAGTATGTTCATCCAGGTTCTATTAACAAATATGTTCATGAACACTGTGGAGCCATGACAGAAGCTGTTGTTCGCAGTTTTACTCGCCATATAGTCTCTGGGTTGGCTTACTTGCACAGCACAAAAACAATACACAGGTACTCTCAGCATAAACATAAAGTTTTTCTAGCAAAATTGGAATCTGAGATTAGACTTGATGTAGCAAATAAAAACGAGTCCTTAACCTATGCCCAATTTTTGTCATTTTGAAATAAGCAAGATTTGTTTTCGGCAAAAGGGCCTATAGCATTGTTTTTTGGGTCTATTTTAATGCAtatcatttttgtttcttttgataGGGACATCAAAGGGGCTAATTTGCTGGTGGATTCATGTGGGGTTGTCAAGCTAGCTGACTTTGGAATGGCCAAACATGTGAGTTCTGGTTCTTTCTTCACTCATTTTCTTAGGTTCTCATTGATCACACCTCTTTTGCTCCTTGACATGTTATTGAGTTGATGTCTCTTTACATTATGCCATTATATTGCATTGTAGGATATGTTAATTACTCTGATCCTGTGCTTACATAGTTTCAATTACTTGTTGTGTAGCTTTCAGGACACGTAGGGAATCTTTCCCTAAAGGGAAGTCCATACTGGATGGCTCCAGAGGTAACCTTTTCTAATCAATATGTTGTGTGTAGAGGGCTATGCGGCCTATGCTTTCTGATACTGATACAGTTTTTATCCAACAGCTGATGCAATCTGAGATGCATAAAGATAACAGCTCTGATTTGGCTCTTGCTGTTGATATATGGAGTTTGGGTTGTACTATTATTGAAATGTTCACAGGAAAACCTCCATGGAGCGAGTATGAAGGGGTAAGCACATTATGTATTTCTATAGTCATGAAACTTTTCTTCTTGTGCTTTGAACGAGGCTAGTCAGTTGTTTCATTGTTTGCATCCAAGGTCTAATTTCTTGTCAAACAGTTGAAACTTGTAATGTGCCTAGTGAGATGCTGGATCTGACTTTACCTAATCCTTTCTAGTTTGGCCTCTTGACTATTCTGAATGATATATTCTGGTTCAAGTTGCATGTATATTTTGTTTTCTGACTGCATCTAAACCCCCTTTGAATGCTAAACTCTTGTGTATTAATGCAGGCTGCAGCTATGTTTAAAGTTATGAAGGATACTCCACCATTTCCAGAAACATTGTCACCTGAGGGTAAGGACTTCCTTAGGTGCTGCTTCCAAAGAAATCCTGCTGAGAGGTCAACTGCTGCAATGCTATTAGAACATCGATTTATAAAAAACTCCCAGCTGCAGGAAGTCCCATCTACGACCTATAATGCCTCTAATGGGATGAATTTCTTGGTAACTATAAGGCCTTGCCACCCCACTTGTTTAGTTAAATTGTAGTCATTGGCGAAGAAAATTAAATtgtatttatttgttttacaaTCTGTGTTATGTCGACAGGAAAGACCCCAGACTCCAATTGAACTTGAAAGAAGACTTGATAGTTCACTGATGATTCCCAGCATTGGCATGCAATTAACTACGGGAAAGGCGGCTCTCTGAGTGGTAAGATTTGCACTCTGTATACTCCATTTGCATACTTGGACCACAGATGAGTGCATTCCGCATTTCGTAATTGCCAAGCCTTGCATTCTGCCGGATCCAACTTCTTGCAAAATCTTCTCTTCAGTGACAATCTCCTTCTGAAACCTCCGGTTTTAACAGAGTCCAGCTCCATTATCTTCCCTTCATCCTGCCTCTAAGGCGCGTCCCGGAATACATCATCTAGCTTGGCTTGCAATCAAAACACCACCCTTCTGCAAATGCTCTCTGTGCTGTGTCAAACCATGGTGCTGAAAAGTATCACGGCATTTTCAGACGACCTCATGTGAAGGGAAAGGATTACAGCTGCCTTTGGTCTAAAGAGAAAGCGGCTCCCGAATTGTAGGCTTAACAGAAAATTGATGTTGTGGTAGGTGATTTTCAGCCTTAGAGTATTACTACTATAGTAGGTTCCTTCCCTCATCCTATTTCGATGGTGGAAGTTTATCTTTATGTGGAAATTAGAAGCAGCACTTTTTGTACACCACATAACTAAGTTTAGAGCTTCAGCAGAAGAACAAGTCTTTTGACAAGGCCTTCTGAAGGTCATATACAATGCTTTCACTTCATGTTCAATTGTTGGAGTAAAAAATTTAACGTCTGTATAAGATGGGCTCAAATGTGACATGGTTTTTCAGTTTctgtgtttctttctttttgctaCATCGTAGACGATTTTGTTTCCGCTGATATATGCCAAGTCGATTGAAGAGACCATTTAGTTTTATAATCCTTTTGTAATTACCAAATTACCAGACAGTCATTatgttcaaagtttcaaaccctTAGAACTCCAGACTTAGAGTAACCAAGTACGGTAAATATTTTTGGCTAAACTTAAAGCCCCACATCAATGTAAAGCTACTTTTAAAAAGGGAAAGCGATGACATACTGAAAAACAcaggaaaaaaaggaagaaagatcAAAGGAGGTCTACCTGATATTAATTATTAAACCATATACCAATTGACTTGACTCATAAGTTACCAACCGCTATCATCGATCTCTGCCTCGCCTGACCACCAACGGGAGCAAGCCAGGCAATTTGATCCGCCGCTATATCGTCTAACTGCGACGGAGTTTCAAAATCAACTTGAATCCAAGTGTCCTGTGAAGTACTCAAACCTCCATTGCCTACAGCAGGATTGGATCTTCTGAATGTGCAGGGAACAAGGAATAAGATGAAGGACACATTGGTTTCAACAATAGACATAGAGCAGGTGGTCGAGGGAATTGAAGGGAGGGGTGTTAAAGAAAATCAACCTGACATTAAAGGTTCATGCGAAGTACATGAACCTCCATCCCGATTCTTCAAGAGGCCGTTCTCAGTTCCTTCACCAGCAAAGCATATGAGGGCGCTTCTAGCAAGGGTGCTGGGGTTTTTTAAGTGGAAGGAGCAGGGTAGCATGACAAGGCTTCAGAAGAGTTTCGAGTATGTGACTGGAGAACAGGTTAAGGAGCTTGGAGACCAGCAGGTTGAGGGCGGAACGGGGCTAGATAAGAGCTTTGGGTTCTCAAAGAATTTGATTAAAATGTATGAGCTTGGAAGTATGGTTGGGTTTGGGCATTTTTCCTACACTTGCATAGCTACTTTTAAGAAGGGAAAGCTTGAGGGCCACCATGCTGCTGTCAAGGTCATCTCCAAAGCCAAGGTTTGCTACCTTCATTTGTTCTAGTGAAGTTAAATTTACTATTGTGGGTTCTATCCATTTTGAGGACTACTACTTATGCTAAATACTGTCCATTGGCTGTTCAAATTGGACCTTGGACAGACCACCCAATCTTTACTTTTAATGACTGTGATAATTTTGTACGAAAGTGATCTTATAGTTTATACCAGAAAGAGGTCATGTTTTATCTGCAAGGATGGTTTTCTCACCATTATTTGCATCATTTTTGTTGATATTAGCTAAGTTCTTCTTGCAAACATAACTTGAGTCAGGGGTATTCAAACTGCTGCATCCTCTTTCATTATGTTGTTCTGACATGCAGTTTTATTCTAGTGCATTTGTGCCATTTGTCTGGTAATTTGTAGAGTGGTATTTCCATGGCTCATATCttattttatggttttgatgtaTGTTTCTTTTGACAGATGGCTACTGCTATTGCCATTGATGATGTCAGAAGGGAAGTAAAGATATTGAGGGCTTTGAAAGGACATAACAATATAGTAAAATTTTATGATGCATATGAAGACCATGACAATGTCTACATAGTGATGGAGTAAGGAACAAAAGATTATGTGATTCAATGATGGGATCCATCACTTTCTTGTATCAATTTTTGTGTTACTGGACTTGAACATTTCCCATATTTTTCAGATATTGTGCAGGAGGGGAGCTCCTAGATAGTATACTTGCAAGGTATTTCTTCAGCGGCTGCTAGATATGAATGAATGCATCTTGAATCCACTTGAGGGACTAGGAAGCAAGAAATTCATGTGAAATAATGTTTGAAAGTCATCGATCACCAACTGATGTtattttaagatttttttttcttttttttttctgcaggGGTGGGAAATACCCCGAGGATGATGCAAGGACCGTCATGATACAAATATTAAGTGTTGTGGCGTTTTGCCACCTCCAGTGTGTGGTTCATAGGGATCTTAAACCTGAGGTACATTGCCTTCTTGATTGAAATTTACTTGTGCAGGATGTCAGAAATACTGGCGAATATGATTGTTTGTTTTACTTAATAACCTGTTCAGCAATATACAGCAACATATTGCACAGTTgcacttattttttttcctccaaatatttgcattcttttcttttcaagtactcattcaagtattcttaaTTACCGGATCAGAATTTTCTGTTTATATCGAGTGATGAAGATTCACAGATGAAGGCTATAGATTTGGCTTGTCAGATTATGTCAAACCTGGTTGGTCAACTCTTCTTCAACACATGGTCTATGGACTTGCTGTTTTATATCTGTAAATTTGGTCAAAGTTTTCATATGAATTGTATGTGCAGATCAAAGGCTTAACGACATTGTTGGTACTAAGTACCATGTAGCCCCAGAAGTTCTACATAGGTCTTACAGTACAGAGGCTGATATGTGGAATGTAGGGGTGATTGCTTATGTTTTATTGAGTGGCACCCGTCCATTTTGGGCTCAAACTGCGTCTGGCATTTTTCGTGCTGTTCTGAGAAGTGATCCAAGTTTCGATGAATCACCTTGGCCATCTCTGTCTACTGAAGCAAAAGATTTTGTTAAGCGCCTATTGAATAAAGACCATCGAAAAAGAATGACTGCTGCTCAAGCTCTAAGTGAGTCCCTCATCCACTCCAAACAAATGTTTCATCATGTTTATAGTTCAATGTGTCACCCACTGCTTTCTATTGCAGATCATCTCTGGCTTAGAAACTATAATGATCTTAGAGTTCCTCCGGATATTCTAACATTCAAACTCATGAAGGCTTATATGCATTCATCAACTCTCCGGAAATCTGCTTTAGGGGTGTGTGTAAATGATAGTATTTTCAATTATAAGTTTATAGCGACATTGTTCTGGGGTAACTATTAGAAGTTCTTATTCCTTCAAGTTTGTTCTTGCTAACCCTTTCAAGTATCAATTTTACATgatcttttttttccttgtttccTTTTTCATAACTTCCTTTAGTTCTCTCAATGTTGGCTTTTTGGCAGGCTCTTTCCAAGACATTGACTCCGGATGACCTTTCTTATATGGAGGAGCAGTTTGAACAACTGGAACCAGACGGCAGTGGCACAATAGGTTTAGAAAATATTAAAACGGTTGGTTTCCTTCAGTTTCTCTTTACTTACTAAAATCAACCTACTGTTGGTAATGCTCCCgaactttttttattttcaggcCTTGATGAAAAATGCAACTGATGCAATGAAAGAGGGACGATATGAGGATCTTCTAGCATCAGTAGGTGCCTTGACTATGGTTGTGCAGTTGATTAACTAGTATGTTGTTATGTCTTATTAGATCCTTGTTGCCTCTTTGGCAGCTTAATGCATTGCAATACAGAAGAATGGAGTTAAAGGAATTTTGTGCAGCCACAGTGTGTGTCCACCAacttgaggctcttgatcaatGGGAGAAACAATCTCGTTATGCCTATGAACTTTTTGATAAGGATGGCAACAAGGTTGTTATCATGGAGGAGCTGGCTTCGGTATGTGTGCATATGGATTATATTTGCGTCTCTCCTATACCTTTTGTTGAATCCTCTACTATTGGGTTGCTTTCTGCATCTACTTGATTCACTTTCCCCTCTCTCATGGAGCCATACTTTAGTTGATATTATTGGTGAGCTTTGAACTAACAATAAATTCTTGCTGCAACATGTACGTGTGTACATTTTTGCAGGAGCTTGACCTCGGCCCTTCTGTCCTTGTTCATGCTTTTCTTCGTGATTGGATTAGGCAAACTGATGGGAAACTTAGTTTCGTTGGGTTTGTCAAGTTGTTGCATGGGGTTTCTGGCCGCACCTTGCCAAAGCTGAATGATAGTACGTTGCAATGAGATTCAAGAACTAAAGGTTTGCCATGCTGTCTTGAGTCTTGACCAATGAAGCAATATGTGATTAAAGTTTGATGAAGCTCAGGCTTCACTTGTGCTGGAGTTATAACCTAGCTTGTTTGTGTTGAAAGCTCTGTCATAGTGTAATTCAGTGTGTTTAATTAGTTGCAGATGGAATGCTTAGTAAAGTAGTAGTAGACTATAGACTGGCCAGACATGCCCTCGATTATGTGGTATC encodes the following:
- the LOC133720354 gene encoding mitogen-activated protein kinase kinase kinase 5, whose protein sequence is MLATTMRWLPSFASSSSSASSSSSPKKKAREDGGWIFRSRRKAAQSRKLLNLGRDNDGGAITKCPSAPGSESALASPQPLPLPESAIRRETRCSRCKSWGHENCFPSPAPSVFSWRDTPKNNVQVRETVSSRRKNQDRNRLQIPEHDFRLDVPVRSAPTSPCASPRFSPRRPSAADLWAPSRNQVWSAPEMTTNDITQPPPAVSDVFSNESSPINSPTARSPLRPPQGSSPLHPRLSVTSEVHPLPLPPGASLPSPSVPSPQPALTPKPESQPIKGQWQKGKLIGRGTFGSVYVATNRETGALCAMKEVELLPDDPKSAECIKQLQQEIKVLSQLKHPNIVQYYGSEIVEDRFFIYLEYVHPGSINKYVHEHCGAMTEAVVRSFTRHIVSGLAYLHSTKTIHRDIKGANLLVDSCGVVKLADFGMAKHLSGHVGNLSLKGSPYWMAPELMQSEMHKDNSSDLALAVDIWSLGCTIIEMFTGKPPWSEYEGAAAMFKVMKDTPPFPETLSPEGKDFLRCCFQRNPAERSTAAMLLEHRFIKNSQLQEVPSTTYNASNGMNFLERPQTPIELERRLDSSLMIPSIGMQLTTGKAAL